Proteins encoded by one window of Enterobacter hormaechei subsp. xiangfangensis:
- the pepN gene encoding aminopeptidase N — protein MTQQPQAKYRHDYRAPEYLISDIDLTFDLDATKTVVTAVSQVTRQSATAVPLRLDGEDLTLVSLHINDEAWSDYKEEGNQLVIDNLPERFTLRIVNEISPAANTALEGLYQSGVALCTQCEAEGFRHITWYLDRPDVLARFTTKIIADKTLYPYLLSNGNRIGEGELENGRHWVQWQDPFPKPCYLFALVAGDFDVLRDTFKTRSGREVALELFVDRGNLDRAPWAMTSLINSMKWDETRFGLEYDLDIYMIVAVDFFNMGAMENKGLNIFNSKYVLARTDTATDKDYLDIERVIGHEYFHNWTGNRVTCRDWFQLSLKEGLTVFRDQEFSSDLGSRAVNRINNVRTMRGLQFAEDASPMAHPIRPDKVIEMNNFYTLTVYEKGAEIIRMIHTLLGEENFQKGMQLYFERHDGSAATCDDFVQAMEDASNVDLSHFRRWYSQAGTPIVTVKDDYNPETEQYTLTISQRTPPTAEQEEKHPLHIPFSVELYDNEGNVIPLQKGGYPVHNVLNVTQAEQTFIFDNVYFQPVPALLCEFSAPVKLEYKWSDQQLTFLMRHARNDFSRWDAAQSLLATYIKLNVNRYQQGQPLTLPVHVADAFRAILLDENIDPALAAEILTLPSATEIAELFDIIDPIAIVAVREALTRTLATELADEFLAIYNANKLDAYRVEHADIGKRSLRNTCLRYLAFGEAELANTLVSKQYHEADNMTDALAALAASVAAELPCRDALMQEYDDKWYQDGLVMDKWFILQATSPAADVLSKVRSLLKHRSFTMSNPNRVRSLIGAFASSNPAAFHAEDGSGYQFMVEMLTELNSRNPQVASRLIEPLIRLKRYDAQRQAKMRAALEQLKGLENLSGDLYEKIAKALA, from the coding sequence ATGACACAACAGCCACAAGCTAAATACCGCCACGACTACCGTGCGCCGGAATACCTGATAAGCGATATCGATCTGACTTTCGACCTGGATGCCACAAAAACCGTCGTGACGGCGGTAAGCCAGGTGACGCGCCAGAGCGCGACAGCCGTGCCGCTGCGTCTGGATGGTGAAGACCTGACGCTGGTTTCCCTGCATATTAACGATGAAGCCTGGTCAGACTATAAAGAAGAAGGCAACCAGCTGGTCATCGACAACCTGCCGGAACGCTTTACCCTGCGCATCGTGAATGAAATTAGCCCTGCCGCCAATACCGCGCTGGAAGGGCTTTACCAGTCAGGCGTAGCCCTGTGTACCCAGTGTGAAGCCGAAGGTTTCCGCCACATTACCTGGTATCTTGATCGCCCGGACGTCCTGGCGCGCTTTACCACCAAAATTATTGCCGACAAAACGCTGTACCCGTACCTGCTCTCCAACGGCAACCGGATTGGCGAGGGGGAACTGGAGAATGGCCGTCACTGGGTACAGTGGCAGGATCCGTTCCCGAAACCCTGCTATCTGTTTGCGCTGGTAGCGGGAGATTTCGATGTTCTCCGCGACACCTTTAAAACGCGCTCTGGCCGTGAAGTCGCGCTGGAGCTGTTCGTGGATCGTGGCAACCTTGACCGCGCACCGTGGGCAATGACCTCTCTCATCAACTCCATGAAGTGGGATGAAACGCGCTTTGGTCTCGAATATGACCTCGACATCTATATGATTGTTGCTGTCGATTTCTTCAACATGGGCGCGATGGAGAATAAAGGTCTTAACATCTTTAACTCCAAATACGTGCTGGCGCGTACCGATACCGCCACGGATAAAGATTACCTCGATATCGAACGTGTTATCGGCCACGAATATTTTCATAACTGGACCGGGAACCGCGTCACCTGTCGCGACTGGTTCCAGCTGAGCCTGAAAGAGGGCTTAACCGTCTTCCGCGATCAGGAGTTCAGCTCCGATCTGGGATCGCGGGCGGTGAACCGCATCAACAACGTGCGCACTATGCGTGGTCTGCAATTTGCAGAAGATGCCAGCCCAATGGCCCACCCGATCCGCCCGGATAAAGTCATTGAGATGAATAACTTCTACACCCTGACGGTGTATGAAAAAGGCGCTGAAATTATCCGCATGATCCACACCCTGCTGGGCGAAGAGAATTTCCAGAAAGGGATGCAGCTTTACTTCGAGCGTCACGACGGCAGTGCGGCCACCTGCGACGATTTCGTCCAGGCGATGGAGGACGCCTCTAACGTGGATCTGTCTCATTTCCGCCGCTGGTACAGCCAGGCCGGTACGCCGATCGTGACGGTCAAAGACGACTACAACCCGGAAACCGAGCAGTACACGCTGACCATCAGCCAGCGCACGCCGCCAACGGCCGAGCAGGAAGAGAAACATCCGCTGCACATTCCGTTCAGCGTTGAGCTGTACGACAACGAAGGCAACGTGATCCCGTTACAGAAGGGCGGTTACCCGGTGCATAACGTGCTGAACGTGACCCAGGCAGAGCAGACCTTTATCTTCGATAACGTCTATTTCCAGCCCGTTCCCGCCCTGCTGTGCGAATTCTCCGCGCCGGTGAAACTCGAATACAAGTGGAGCGATCAGCAGCTGACGTTCCTGATGCGTCACGCGCGCAACGATTTCTCGCGCTGGGATGCGGCACAAAGTCTGCTGGCGACCTACATCAAGCTGAACGTCAACCGTTACCAGCAGGGCCAGCCGTTGACGCTGCCGGTTCATGTGGCAGACGCGTTCCGTGCCATCCTGCTGGATGAGAACATTGACCCGGCGCTGGCGGCTGAAATTTTAACGCTGCCGTCTGCGACTGAAATCGCCGAGCTGTTTGACATCATTGATCCGATTGCCATCGTCGCCGTGCGTGAAGCACTGACCCGCACGCTGGCGACCGAACTGGCAGATGAGTTCCTCGCCATTTACAACGCCAACAAGCTGGACGCGTATCGGGTGGAACATGCGGATATCGGTAAACGTTCCCTGCGCAATACCTGCCTGCGCTATCTGGCGTTTGGTGAGGCAGAGCTGGCGAACACGCTGGTCAGCAAGCAGTACCACGAAGCCGATAACATGACGGATGCCCTGGCCGCGCTGGCTGCAAGCGTTGCCGCCGAGCTGCCGTGCCGCGATGCGCTGATGCAGGAGTACGACGACAAGTGGTATCAGGATGGTCTGGTGATGGACAAGTGGTTCATCCTTCAGGCCACCAGTCCGGCAGCCGATGTACTCAGCAAAGTACGTAGCCTGCTGAAGCACCGTTCGTTCACCATGAGCAACCCGAACCGCGTCCGCTCTCTGATTGGTGCCTTCGCCAGCAGCAACCCGGCCGCGTTCCATGCCGAAGACGGCAGCGGTTATCAGTTCATGGTTGAAATGCTGACCGAGCTGAACAGCCGTAACCCGCAGGTGGCGTCTCGTCTGATTGAGCCGCTGATCCGCCTGAAACGTTACGATGCGCAGCGTCAGGCGAAAATGCGCGCCGCGCTTGAGCAGCTGAAAGGGCTGGAAAATCTGTCTGGCGATCTGTACGAGAAGATTGCTAAGGCCTTAGCGTAA
- the ssuB gene encoding aliphatic sulfonates ABC transporter ATP-binding protein: MNTARLNQGTPLLLNGVTKRYGDNTILNALDLHIPAGQFVAVVGRSGGGKSTLLRLLAGLEAPNSGDILAGTTPLATIQDDTRMMFQDARLLPWKTVMDNVGLGLKGSWREDARQALAAVGLENRAGEWPAALSGGQKQRVALARALIHRPGLLLLDEPLGALDALTRIEMQDLIETLWQTHGFTVLLVTHDVSEAVAMADRVLLIEEGKIGLDLTVDIPRPRRVGSARLGELEAEVLDRVMKRGVSERVLIKANA; encoded by the coding sequence ATGAATACTGCACGACTGAACCAGGGAACACCGTTACTGCTGAACGGCGTGACCAAACGCTACGGCGACAACACCATTCTGAATGCACTGGATCTGCACATTCCTGCCGGACAGTTTGTTGCCGTTGTCGGCCGCAGCGGTGGCGGCAAGAGTACCCTGCTGCGTCTTTTAGCCGGGCTGGAAGCGCCAAACAGCGGTGACATTCTTGCAGGCACTACGCCGCTGGCCACGATTCAGGATGATACGCGCATGATGTTTCAGGATGCGCGTCTGCTGCCGTGGAAAACGGTGATGGATAACGTCGGGCTGGGCCTGAAGGGCAGCTGGCGGGAGGACGCCCGGCAGGCACTCGCTGCGGTAGGGCTGGAGAATCGCGCGGGAGAGTGGCCTGCGGCCCTGTCGGGTGGACAAAAGCAGCGCGTAGCGCTGGCACGCGCGCTGATTCATCGTCCCGGCCTGCTGCTGCTTGATGAACCGCTCGGCGCGCTTGATGCCCTGACGCGGATCGAAATGCAGGATCTGATTGAAACCCTATGGCAGACGCACGGCTTTACGGTGCTGCTGGTGACGCATGATGTCAGTGAAGCCGTGGCAATGGCAGACAGGGTGCTGTTAATAGAAGAAGGTAAAATTGGTCTGGATCTGACGGTAGATATTCCGCGTCCTCGCCGCGTGGGATCGGCCCGACTGGGGGAGCTGGAAGCCGAAGTGCTGGATCGGGTGATGAAGCGTGGGGTAAGTGAACGGGTGTTGATTAAAGCTAATGCCTGA
- the pncB gene encoding nicotinate phosphoribosyltransferase — translation MTQFASPVLHTLLDTDAYKLHMQQAVFHHYHDVHVAAEFRCRGDDLLGIYADSIREQVEAMQHLALTDDEYQWLSGLPFFKADYLNWLREFRYKPEQVTVTNDNGKLDIRLTGPWREVIMWEVPLLAVISELAHRYRSPETGVTQAVAALENKLVEFSRLTEGLDMSRFRLMDFGTRRRFSREVQEAIVRRLQQEPWFVGTSNYDLARRLDLTPMGTQAHEWFQAHQQISPDLANSQRAALAAWLEEYPDRLGIALTDCITMDAFLRDFGPEFAERYQGLRHDSGDPVEWGEKAIAHYEKLGIDPMSKVLVFSDNLDLAKAVDLYRHFSSRVNLSFGIGTRLTCDIPQVKPLNIVIKLVECNGKPVAKLSDSPGKTICHDKAFVRALRKAFDLPQVKKAS, via the coding sequence ATGACTCAATTCGCTTCTCCGGTTCTGCATACGTTGCTGGATACCGACGCGTACAAGCTGCATATGCAGCAAGCCGTGTTTCACCACTATCATGATGTCCATGTTGCGGCGGAATTTCGCTGCCGGGGTGACGACTTGCTGGGTATCTACGCAGATTCCATTCGTGAACAGGTCGAGGCCATGCAGCATCTGGCGCTCACCGATGACGAATATCAGTGGCTTTCAGGCCTGCCTTTCTTTAAAGCGGACTATCTGAACTGGCTGCGTGAGTTCCGCTATAAGCCGGAACAGGTCACCGTCACCAATGATAACGGCAAGCTGGACATTCGTCTGACCGGCCCGTGGCGCGAGGTGATCATGTGGGAAGTGCCGCTTCTGGCCGTGATCAGCGAGCTGGCCCACCGCTATCGCTCCCCTGAAACCGGTGTGACGCAGGCGGTCGCCGCTCTGGAGAATAAACTCGTTGAGTTTTCCAGACTGACCGAAGGGCTGGATATGTCCCGCTTCCGTCTGATGGACTTTGGCACGCGCCGCCGCTTCTCTCGCGAGGTTCAGGAAGCCATTGTCAGACGTCTGCAACAGGAGCCGTGGTTCGTTGGCACCAGTAACTACGATCTGGCACGTCGCCTTGATTTAACGCCGATGGGCACCCAGGCGCACGAATGGTTCCAGGCGCACCAGCAGATTAGCCCTGACCTTGCCAACAGCCAGCGCGCCGCCCTCGCCGCGTGGCTAGAGGAATACCCGGATCGGCTGGGTATTGCCCTTACCGACTGCATTACCATGGACGCGTTCCTGCGCGACTTTGGCCCTGAGTTTGCCGAACGCTACCAGGGTTTGCGCCATGATTCCGGGGACCCGGTTGAATGGGGTGAGAAAGCCATCGCCCATTACGAAAAGCTGGGTATCGACCCAATGAGTAAGGTGCTGGTCTTTTCCGATAACCTTGACCTGGCGAAAGCCGTCGACCTTTATCGCCACTTCTCATCGCGGGTGAACCTGAGTTTCGGGATTGGTACGCGGTTAACCTGTGATATCCCTCAGGTAAAACCGCTGAACATCGTCATAAAACTGGTGGAATGTAACGGTAAGCCGGTCGCGAAGCTCTCCGACAGCCCTGGCAAAACCATCTGCCATGACAAAGCGTTTGTCCGCGCATTACGTAAAGCCTTCGATCTGCCTCAGGTTAAAAAAGCCAGTTAA
- the ssuC gene encoding aliphatic sulfonate ABC transporter permease SsuC, with translation MSATAQKWLLRAAPWFLPVGIVLVWQLASSTGWLSSRILPSPEGVVEAFWSLSASGELWQHLAISSWRAVIGFSIGGSIGLTLGLISGLSRWGERLLDTSVQMLRNVPHLALIPLVILWFGIDESAKIFLVALGTLFPIYINTWHGIRNIDRGLVEMARSYGLSGFALFTHVILPGALPSIMVGVRFALGLMWLTLIVAETISANSGIGYLAMNAREFLQTDVVVVAIILYALLGKLADVSAQWLERSWLRWNPAYTAQEAKA, from the coding sequence ATGTCTGCAACCGCACAAAAATGGCTACTGCGCGCCGCGCCGTGGTTTCTGCCCGTCGGCATTGTCCTCGTCTGGCAACTGGCGTCTTCAACTGGCTGGCTGTCGAGCCGCATTTTGCCCTCTCCGGAGGGCGTTGTGGAAGCGTTCTGGTCGCTCAGCGCCAGCGGTGAGCTGTGGCAACATCTTGCCATCAGCTCCTGGCGCGCGGTAATCGGCTTTTCGATTGGCGGAAGCATCGGCCTGACGCTGGGGCTGATCAGCGGCCTGTCCCGCTGGGGTGAGCGGCTGCTGGATACCTCCGTTCAGATGCTGCGTAACGTGCCGCATCTGGCGCTTATCCCACTGGTTATTTTGTGGTTTGGCATTGATGAGAGCGCCAAAATTTTCCTCGTGGCTCTGGGAACGTTATTCCCGATTTATATCAATACCTGGCATGGGATCCGCAATATCGATCGCGGTCTGGTTGAGATGGCCCGCAGCTATGGCCTGTCAGGTTTTGCCCTGTTTACCCATGTGATCCTGCCGGGCGCCCTGCCCTCCATTATGGTTGGGGTGCGTTTTGCGCTCGGCCTGATGTGGCTAACCCTGATCGTGGCGGAAACCATTTCGGCTAACTCCGGCATTGGTTATCTGGCCATGAACGCCCGCGAGTTCCTGCAAACGGACGTGGTGGTGGTTGCCATTATCCTTTATGCCCTGCTCGGCAAACTTGCGGACGTCAGCGCCCAGTGGCTGGAACGTAGCTGGCTGCGCTGGAACCCGGCCTACACCGCTCAGGAGGCGAAAGCATGA
- the asnS gene encoding asparagine--tRNA ligase — MSVVPVADVLQGRVAVDQEVTVRGWVRTRRDSKAGISFLAVYDGSCFDPVQAVINNSLPNYNDDVLHLTTGCSVIVTGVVVASPGQGQSYEIQATSVEVTGWVEDPDTYPMAAKRHSIEYLREVAHLRPRTNLIGAVARVRHTLAQALHRFFDEQGYFWVSTPLITASDTEGAGEMFRVSTLDMENLPRTPEGKVDYDKDFFGKEAFLTVSGQLNGETYACALSKIYTFGPTFRAENSNTSRHLAEFWMLEPEVAFADLNDVAGLAEAMLKYVFKAVLEERADDMKFFAERVDNDAIARLERFVSADFAQVDYTDAVAILEKCGEKFENPVYWGVDLSSEHERYLAEKHFKAPVVVKNYPKDIKAFYMRLNEDGKTVAAMDVLAPGIGEIIGGSQREERLDVLDARMQEMGLNPADYSWYRDLRRYGTVPHSGFGLGFERLIAYVTGVQNVRDVIPFPRTPRNASF, encoded by the coding sequence ATGAGCGTTGTGCCTGTAGCCGACGTACTCCAGGGCCGTGTCGCCGTTGACCAGGAGGTCACCGTGCGCGGATGGGTGCGTACTCGCCGAGATTCTAAAGCTGGCATCTCCTTCCTCGCCGTCTATGACGGTTCCTGCTTTGATCCTGTACAGGCCGTCATTAATAATTCTCTGCCCAATTACAATGATGACGTTCTGCACCTGACAACCGGTTGTTCCGTGATCGTCACCGGTGTAGTGGTGGCCTCTCCGGGCCAGGGTCAGAGCTACGAAATTCAGGCGACCTCGGTGGAAGTGACCGGCTGGGTTGAAGATCCGGACACCTACCCGATGGCTGCAAAGCGTCACAGCATCGAATATCTGCGTGAAGTTGCGCACCTGCGTCCGCGCACCAACCTGATTGGTGCGGTTGCCCGCGTGCGTCATACGCTGGCGCAGGCGCTGCATCGCTTCTTTGACGAGCAGGGTTACTTCTGGGTTTCTACTCCGCTGATCACGGCATCCGATACCGAAGGCGCAGGTGAAATGTTCCGCGTTTCAACGCTGGATATGGAAAACCTGCCGCGTACGCCGGAAGGTAAAGTGGATTACGACAAAGACTTCTTTGGTAAAGAAGCCTTCCTGACGGTTTCTGGCCAGCTGAACGGCGAAACCTACGCCTGTGCGCTGTCTAAGATCTATACCTTCGGCCCAACCTTCCGTGCGGAAAACTCCAACACCAGCCGTCACCTGGCGGAATTCTGGATGCTGGAGCCGGAAGTGGCCTTTGCCGATCTGAATGACGTGGCAGGCCTGGCAGAAGCGATGCTGAAATACGTGTTCAAAGCGGTTCTCGAAGAGCGCGCAGACGACATGAAATTCTTCGCTGAGCGTGTCGATAACGACGCCATCGCCCGTCTTGAGCGCTTCGTCTCCGCAGACTTCGCGCAGGTGGATTACACCGACGCGGTCGCTATCCTGGAAAAATGCGGTGAGAAATTCGAAAACCCGGTTTACTGGGGCGTGGATCTCTCCTCCGAGCACGAACGTTATCTGGCAGAGAAGCACTTCAAAGCACCGGTTGTGGTGAAAAATTATCCGAAAGACATTAAGGCGTTCTATATGCGCCTTAACGAAGACGGTAAAACCGTTGCCGCGATGGACGTGCTGGCGCCGGGCATCGGTGAGATTATCGGTGGCTCCCAGCGTGAAGAGCGACTGGATGTGCTGGACGCGCGTATGCAGGAGATGGGTCTGAACCCGGCGGACTACAGCTGGTATCGCGATCTCCGTCGCTACGGCACCGTCCCGCACTCCGGCTTTGGCCTGGGCTTTGAACGTCTGATTGCTTACGTAACAGGTGTTCAGAACGTACGTGATGTGATTCCGTTCCCACGCACACCGCGTAACGCAAGTTTCTAA